The Apibacter raozihei DNA segment TGCAGGAACTTTGGATCCTAAGGCTACAGGCCTATTAATTGTGTGTGTAGGAAAGGCAACCAAGCAAATTCAGCAGATTCAGGATGCCTCAAAAATATATACGGGCACAATAAAATTAGGAGTTCAAACCCCATCGTACGATACAGAGACAGAGGAAATCAATTCAAAAAATTACGAATTTTTGACAGAAAAAATGATTAACAAAGCGGTTCATGAATTTATCGGAGAAGAAATTCAACAAATACCACCTGTTTTCTCAGCATTAAAAAAAGAGGGTAAACGACTGTATGAATTAGCCAGAAAAGGAGAGCAGGTAGACGTTCCTGCTAGAATGATTTCTATTTACGATTTTAAAATTACTCAAATAGCATTACCCTATGTAGACTTTGAAGTACATTGCAGTAAAGGAACTTATATTCGTTCTTTAGCCCACGATTTTGGAAATCAATTAGGTACTGGCGGATATCTTACATCTTTACATAGAGCAAAAATAGGTGAATATGAAGTTGAAAAGGCAGATAACTCCATAATTTTGAATGAAAATTTCTTTTCGACCGGCGTCTAACGGGCAATTACAACCTCAATGCCAAGATCTTCAAGTTTTTCAACGTCTTTGGAAGAAATGCCCTCATCTGTAATCAAGACATGTATTTTGTCCAGGTCTATAATTTTACCAAATCCACGTTTTCCTATTTTAGTTGAATCAGCCAAAACAATAATTTTTTCTGAATTATTAATCATAAGTTGATTCATTTTAGCTTCCATAGTGCTTGATGTAGATAATCCGAATTCATAATCTAATCCATCACCTCCAATGAAAAGCTTATTACAGGCATAGTTGCTAATCATTAGTTCTGCATACGGCCCCATTACAGATCCGGATTTGGTTCTTACGTCACCTCCCAGTTGTATCACATCAAAATTAGGATTTCCGTAAAGTAGCATTGCAGGTTTCAGAGAAGAAGTAAGAATGGTTAATTTTTCATAATTATTACTGATCACCTGAGCAATCATTTGTGTTGTCGTGCCCGATGAAATAATTATAAAATCATTATCTTCAATAAAGTTGAGCGCAGCTTTGGCTATTTTTGTTTTTTCTTCTACCTGTATAGTTTCTTTTTTGTTAATATGACGCTCTTCAACAATAAAAGATTCTCTTGTGGCTCCGCCGTGGGTTCGATATAATTTGCCTATTTTTTCCAGATGAGTTAAATCTTTCCGAATCGTAACAGCAGATACGTTTAGCTTTTTACAAAGTTCAGTTACGGAAACGTAATGATTTAAATTTAATTCATCTAATATTTCTTGTTGTCTTATATTGTTTATATTATTATTTTTCATTAATTATACTGTTCTTATTTTGTTTATAGGTTAAAGAGAAAAAATAAAAGCTTTTAGATTAACGCAAAATTATATATTTTATATCAATGAAAAAAATTAAAGTTATTTTTTCTTACATGAAAAATAAGTAAGCTTTCGAAATAGAAAATATGTTTTTTTGGTGTTAAATTATTGTTTATTAATGTTTTGTTTGTATTTTTGTATTATATGTTCGAAATTAAACACTTACGTAATTATGTCAACTGTCATGAAAAAAATTGCGATTTATCATTGTTTAGTTTCGATTTAGTAAATATATTTGTTGTGTCTAAAATTAAGTATTAATCATTTAATAAAAAAGAAAATTTAACTAAACCCAAAAATTTGAAATTATGGATCAAGTATTAACAACAAAATTCGTAGGGGAGCTTATAGGTTCCTTTTCACTAATAGCCTTCGGATGTGGAATAAACATGAATCTCAGTTTAAATAAAAGTTACGGAGCCGGAAATAAAGCTGCTTTGAGTGGGCCTCTTGCCTGGGGTTTCGCAGTTGCAATGTCTGTAATTATATCTTCACCTTTTAACAGTGGTGGTCATTTTAACCCTGCAGTGAGTTTAGGTCTGGCAGTAGCCGGATTATTCAATTGGGCTTATGTATTGCCATACGTAGTAGCTCAGTTTATAGGATGTTTTCTTGGAGCAATAACCGTTTGGTTCGTTTATCGTGGTCATTTTAAAGCCACTAAAGATCAGCCGGGTACTCTTTTAGGGGTATTTGCAACCAGCTCATCAATACGCGAGAATAATTCAGTAAACAATTTTAGTTCAGAGATGCTTGCAACATTTTTCCTTGTGCTAATAGTTTCATGTATGTCATCTCTACCTTTAGGTGCTGCAAGTGTAGGAGAAGCAGCCGGAACCGTTGGTTTTGGAGCTATCGGAGCATTGCCTGCTGGTTTCATGATATTTACCATAGGTATGGCATTTGGTGGGATTACAGGATGGTCTTTAAATCCAGCCAGAGATTTGATGCCTCGTTTGGCGCATCAGATTTTGCCAATTGAAGGTAAAGGAGGAAGTGATTGGGGCTATGGATTTTTGTATGCTTCAATAGCTCCGCTTATCGGAGCATCTATCGCTGGAGTTTTGTATGGCGTTATCGGTGGATATTTTGATGAATCCATCCGTGAATTCGTTATCAGCACATTTTCACTAACTAATTTTTAGATATAAAAAGATTACCTGATAAGTAATCGTATAAAATAAAATTATAAACCTATAAGTATTTAATCAGATGAAATTTTTTATTGACACAGCAGACTTAGAGCAAATAAAAAAAGCTCAGGAATTAGGGGTATTAGATGGTGTAACAACTAATCCTTCAATTATGGCTAAAGTAGGAATTACAGGGAAAGAAAATATTCATGCGCATTATAAAGCAATATGCGAGATAGTAGACGGTGATGTAAGCGCAGAAGTATTATCCACAGATTATGAAGGAATGATTAGGGAAGGTGAAGAATTGGCTAAAATTGATAATCAGATTACGGTTAAAATTCCCATGATTTATGATGGAATAAGAGCTATTAAATATTTTTCAGGAAAAGGTATTAAAACGAATTGTACGCTGGTATTTTCAGCTGGACAAGCAATCCTTGCAGCTAAAGCAGGAGCAACTTACGTTTCTCCTTTTATAGGTCGTCTGGATGATATATCAACCGATGGATTGAATCTCATAGAAGACATACGAACTATCTATGATAATTATGGCTATAGAACTGAAATACTTGCTGCATCAGTGCGATCTCCTATGCATATTATCAATTGTGCGAAAATAGGAGCGGACGTAATAACAGCTCCATTAGCTCCAATAGTAGGGTTATTAAAGCACCCTTTAACCGATAATGGACTAGCACAATTTATAGAAGACGCCAAAAAACTTTAATAGACCTTTAAATATATTAACCTTAAAAAAAACAAAATGTCAAAAGAAAGTATAGCCTCAGCCCTGAAGCAGGCAACCGAAACTAAGTTTTTAGAAATTGGCTCAGATATAATTAATAAAGTTCCTGAAATATTTGCTGCACAGTTTCCAGGAAAAAAGGCCATAGTGATAGCAGATCCTAATACTTATAAAGTAGCGGGTGAAAAAGTCCACAAAGCTCTAAAAGAAGCTGGTTTAGAAGGAGAGGAGCCTTATATATTAGATGATCCTAATTTATATGCAGACTATGTGTTTGTAGAAAAAATAAGAGATTATCTGAAAGATAAAGATGTAACGCCAGTAGCCGTAGGTTCAGGAGTAATAAACGACTTGGCAAAAAGAGCAAGTTCAGAACTTAAAAGGTCTTATATGTGTGTAGCAACAGCTGCATCTATGGATGGTTATTCCTCTGCAGGAGCTTCCATAACTAACAAAGGGGCTAAAATTACTCATGCTTGTGAAGCACCAAAAGCTTTGCTTGCGGATATTGATATTATTGCAGATGCTCCACCATTAATGACTGCTTCAGGATATGCAGATTTATACGCTAAAGTTGTTTCCGGTGCAGATTGGTTATTAGCAGCAGAATTGGCAGATCCACAAAATCCTAAAAAAGGAATTGAACCCATGACCAGTGCATGGAATATAGTACAGGATGGATTAGCTGAAGCATTACAAGATCCGGAAGGAGCTAAAAAGGGAGAGCATAAAGCAATCGAATTATTAACTGAAGGTTTAATGTTAGGAGGTTTTGCAATGCAATCTATGGAATCGTGGGGCGCAGGAGTAAGTAGACCTGCCTCTGGATCTGAACATCAGTTCAGTCATTTATGGGATATGGAACATCATACTTTCAAAGGTGAAATGGCAAAAAAATTCGGTTTATATCCCAATCAGGATGAACAAGCTCCTTCTCATGGGTTTAAAGTTGGTATAGGTACGTTGGCAATTACGGCCATGTATGAACTGATGTTAAAAACTCCTGTAGAAGAATTGGATATTGATGCTGCAGTAGAAAAATGGCCTTCGCTGGAAGAGCAGTTAAAAGAGATAGATGAAATGTTTGGAGGTTCGGACATTCATCCTTTTGCTACAACTCAGACTACAGATAAATATGTATCCAAAGAAGAATTAAAAGAACAGCTGACTAAAATCAAAAATAACTGGCCTGCGTTAAAAGAAAGTATTAGGAAACAAGTAATACCTTATAATGAAACTAAAAAACGCTTGGCAGCTGTAGGAGCACCAGTTGAGCCCGAAGAAATAGGAATAGACAGAAACAGGCTTAGAGAAAGTTTCTATAGAGCGCATAAAATAAGGAGCAGATATACAATTCTTGATTTTGCTTACAGAGCCGGATATTTTGACCAATGGGTAAATGAATTATTCGGTGAAAACGGAGTTTTAAAAGGTTAATATTTTAAAGTAAACCGCATCCCGTAATTTAAACAATTACGGATGTGGTTTAAATAAAGTCCAGATTATCAAATGAAAAATTATATAACAGATATAAAACAATTAACTCCCGAATTACAGGAAAAAATAAAAAAACTAAAACATGTTGCTTTGGATATGGATGGTACCATTTATAACGGAACAACACTTTTTCCTTATACGATAAGTTTTTTGGAAAGATTAAAAAAAATAGGAGTCAGTCATTCTTTTCTTACCAATAATCCATCAAGAAGTATTTCGGATTACTTAAAAAAACTTGAAAAATTAGGTATACCTGCAACAGAAGAAGAAATGTATTCTTCAGCTGTAGCTACAATTGATTACCTTAAAAATGAACATCCGGAAGTAAAAAAACTTTTCATTCTGGGAACTCCCAGTATGGTAGAACAATTTGAAAATTCAGGCTATATATCCACCTCAGATTCAGCGGAAGACGTGCCAGATGCCTTAGTCGTGGCCTTTGACATGACTTTAACCTACGATAGATTATGCAGGGCTGCCTGGTGGGCTAAACAAGGTGTACTCTATGTAGCAACTAATCCGGATAGGGTATGTCCAACCGATCAACCTAATGTATTAGTGGATTGTGCCTCTATTTATGCTTGTATCGAAACAGCTACAGGCAGAACTCCTGATTTGGTTTTAGGAAAACCTCAAAAAGAGATGTTAGACGGGATCTTGAATAGTAAAAAGTTGAAACCTGAGCAGATAGCTATGGTAGGAGATCGAATTTATACCGATATGATGATGGCTCACAATGCAGGAGCATTTGGAGTCTTGGTTCTGACAGGAGAGGCAACTTTGGAAGACGCACAAAATGCAGAACCTGAATTGGATCTAATTGTACCTAGTATTGAAGTACTTGGAGAATTAATTGAATACACCAGAGATAAATAAATAAAATGGGAAAATATAGTTATATAAAAGAAGAAGCTTACGAAGGAAACCTTAAATTACCAAAATTAAATTTAGTATTATTTACTTGGGGAAACGTAAGTGCAGCAGATCATAATGAAGGAGTTTTTGCCATAAAACCTAGTGGAGTACCCTATGAAAAATTAACTATTGAAAGTATGGTAATCGTAGATTTTGAAGGAAATGTGGTTGAAGGCAAATTAAAACCATCATCCGATACTCCTACGCATGCCGTATTGTATAAGCATTGGAAAGATGTAAATGGAATAGCTCATACACATAGTACCTATGCTACTTCCTGGGCTCAGGCTCAATTAGATATTCCGATTTTCGGGACTACGCATGCAGATCATAACACCTCAGATATACCTTGTGCTCCTCCAATGAGTGATGAAATGATAGAAGGTAACTATGAATATCAGACAGGATTTCAAATTCTGGACATATTGAAAAACAAAGGACTTAAACATCAGGAGATGGAAATGGTTCTAGTGGGAAACCATGCACCTTTTACATGGGGAGAATCTGCAGAAAAAGCAGTATATAATAGTGCCGTGTTGGAAAATGTTGCGAAAATGGCCTATCTAACCAGACAGATTAATCCTGAATCTCCAAGATTAAAAGACGCTCTCATTAACAAGCACTACGACAGAAAGCATGGTTATCATGCTTATTACGGACAATAAGATCCGATACAATACAAAAATAAAACTAAACAAATCAAAAAAATGGAATTATCAGATAATTTAGTGATAGGGATAGATTATGGTTCAGATTCAGCAAGAGCGATGCTTATGGATGCAGAAACAGGAAATGAACTAGCTCTTTCAGTTAAAGAATATCCCCGGTGGAAACAAGGATTATATTGCGATGCGGTGAATTACCAGTTTAGGCAACATCCTTTAGATTATATAGAAGTACTTGAGTTTATTGTAAATGACGTAATAAATAAAGTTCCAGGCTCTAAAAATAAGGTAAAAGCCTTATCCATAGATGTGACCTGTTCCACACCCATAGTTGTTGATAAAGAAGGAACACCACTTGCTTTAAGAAATGATTTCTCAGAAAATCCGAACGGAATGTTTATTCTCTGGAAAGATCACACAGGAATCAAAGACTGTGATGACATTAATGAGTTTTCAAAAAAATGGCATATTGATTATACACGTTATGCCGGAGGAGGAGGAAACTACTCGGCAGAACATTTTTGGGCAAAATGCCTCCATGTTTTCCGGACTGATGCTCAGGTAAAAGAAGTAGGTCATTCTTTCGTAGATGCATGTGATTGGCTTTCCAATGTTGTAGTGGGAATAAATAAGCCCGAAGAATTAAAAAGAAATATATGCACCGCTGGATTTAAGGTGCTTTGGAATAAAGAGTGGGGAGGATACCCGCCAAATGAATTCTTTAAATCTTTGGATCCTGCATTGGATGGTATTGTAGATACATTTTCAAAAGATGTGTACACTTGCGTTGAAACTATAGGTACACTAACAGAAGAATGGGCGGAAAGGCTAGGACTTACAACTCATGTTAAAGTTACTGCCGGAAATATAGATGCTCACGCAGGAGGTATTGGTGCCGGAGTTAAAAACAAAGCGATTGTACAAATTATAGGCACTTCAACCTGTGATATAATAGTAGGGCCAAAAAAATCTGATAATCAGTTGATTCCCGGAATTTCAGGACAGGCAGATGATTCCGTAATACCGGGAATGGTAGGATATGAAGCAGGTCAATCTGTGTATGGAGATTATTATGCCTGGTTTAAAAAAGTTTTAATGTGGCCCTTACGTGAAATTTTTGCTAAAACAGAATCAATAGATGAAGCTACAAAGCAAAAAGTAATCCAGGAAGTATATGACAAGATGATTCCTGAACTAGCCCGTCAGGCAAAAGCAATTCCGGCAAAAGACAGTCACATTATAGCAACAGACTGGATAAACGGAAGACGTACTCCCGATGTAGATTATACATTAAAAGGAACAATTACAGGTATAACACTTTCCAGTTCGGCACCTTTACTATATAAGTCTATTGTTGAAGCTACAGCTTATGGATCTCGTGCTATTGTAGAACAATTTATAACCAATGGAATTGAAATTGAAGAAATCATAGCTGTAGGAGGTATTTCTCAAAAATCTCCCTATGTAATGCAGGTGCTCTCAGATGTTTTAGGTATGCCAATAAAAGTAATTGCAACGAGAGAAGCTTGTGCGTTGGGAGTTGCCATGTGTGCAGCTGTAGCAGCCGGAATTTACAATCGTTTGGAAGATGCTCAGGAGAAAATGGGAATGGGTATTTCAACAATTTACTATCCAGATGAAGAAAACCATAAGCATTATAATAATGAATATAAAAAATACAGACAACTTGAAAAGGTGAAAGAATTAACATAATAACTATACTGATGAAAAGCGGCAGGTAGTTATCAAACAAACTATATTAGTTGCTTTTTAAGCACAAAAATAGAAACTAAAATAACAAAAATGGAATTATCAAATAATTTAGTAATCGGTTTGGACTATGGTACTGATTCAGGGAGGGCAATTCTTATGGATGCCGAAACCGGAAAAGAATTAGCATTATCTATAAAAGAATATCCAAGATGGAAAAAGGGAATGTATTGCAATGCAGTGAAATCTCAATTCAGACAACATCCTAAAGATTATATTGAAGTATTAGAGTTTATAGTTAAAGATGTTTTAA contains these protein-coding regions:
- the truB gene encoding tRNA pseudouridine(55) synthase TruB, with protein sequence MYSLEELQEGKIFSINKPLDWTSFDIVNKIKWRIRKHFNIKKIKVGHAGTLDPKATGLLIVCVGKATKQIQQIQDASKIYTGTIKLGVQTPSYDTETEEINSKNYEFLTEKMINKAVHEFIGEEIQQIPPVFSALKKEGKRLYELARKGEQVDVPARMISIYDFKITQIALPYVDFEVHCSKGTYIRSLAHDFGNQLGTGGYLTSLHRAKIGEYEVEKADNSIILNENFFSTGV
- a CDS encoding DeoR/GlpR family DNA-binding transcription regulator, with the protein product MKNNNINNIRQQEILDELNLNHYVSVTELCKKLNVSAVTIRKDLTHLEKIGKLYRTHGGATRESFIVEERHINKKETIQVEEKTKIAKAALNFIEDNDFIIISSGTTTQMIAQVISNNYEKLTILTSSLKPAMLLYGNPNFDVIQLGGDVRTKSGSVMGPYAELMISNYACNKLFIGGDGLDYEFGLSTSSTMEAKMNQLMINNSEKIIVLADSTKIGKRGFGKIIDLDKIHVLITDEGISSKDVEKLEDLGIEVVIAR
- a CDS encoding MIP/aquaporin family protein yields the protein MDQVLTTKFVGELIGSFSLIAFGCGINMNLSLNKSYGAGNKAALSGPLAWGFAVAMSVIISSPFNSGGHFNPAVSLGLAVAGLFNWAYVLPYVVAQFIGCFLGAITVWFVYRGHFKATKDQPGTLLGVFATSSSIRENNSVNNFSSEMLATFFLVLIVSCMSSLPLGAASVGEAAGTVGFGAIGALPAGFMIFTIGMAFGGITGWSLNPARDLMPRLAHQILPIEGKGGSDWGYGFLYASIAPLIGASIAGVLYGVIGGYFDESIREFVISTFSLTNF
- the fsa gene encoding fructose-6-phosphate aldolase, with amino-acid sequence MKFFIDTADLEQIKKAQELGVLDGVTTNPSIMAKVGITGKENIHAHYKAICEIVDGDVSAEVLSTDYEGMIREGEELAKIDNQITVKIPMIYDGIRAIKYFSGKGIKTNCTLVFSAGQAILAAKAGATYVSPFIGRLDDISTDGLNLIEDIRTIYDNYGYRTEILAASVRSPMHIINCAKIGADVITAPLAPIVGLLKHPLTDNGLAQFIEDAKKL
- a CDS encoding sn-glycerol-1-phosphate dehydrogenase, with the protein product MSKESIASALKQATETKFLEIGSDIINKVPEIFAAQFPGKKAIVIADPNTYKVAGEKVHKALKEAGLEGEEPYILDDPNLYADYVFVEKIRDYLKDKDVTPVAVGSGVINDLAKRASSELKRSYMCVATAASMDGYSSAGASITNKGAKITHACEAPKALLADIDIIADAPPLMTASGYADLYAKVVSGADWLLAAELADPQNPKKGIEPMTSAWNIVQDGLAEALQDPEGAKKGEHKAIELLTEGLMLGGFAMQSMESWGAGVSRPASGSEHQFSHLWDMEHHTFKGEMAKKFGLYPNQDEQAPSHGFKVGIGTLAITAMYELMLKTPVEELDIDAAVEKWPSLEEQLKEIDEMFGGSDIHPFATTQTTDKYVSKEELKEQLTKIKNNWPALKESIRKQVIPYNETKKRLAAVGAPVEPEEIGIDRNRLRESFYRAHKIRSRYTILDFAYRAGYFDQWVNELFGENGVLKG
- a CDS encoding HAD-IIA family hydrolase, with protein sequence MKNYITDIKQLTPELQEKIKKLKHVALDMDGTIYNGTTLFPYTISFLERLKKIGVSHSFLTNNPSRSISDYLKKLEKLGIPATEEEMYSSAVATIDYLKNEHPEVKKLFILGTPSMVEQFENSGYISTSDSAEDVPDALVVAFDMTLTYDRLCRAAWWAKQGVLYVATNPDRVCPTDQPNVLVDCASIYACIETATGRTPDLVLGKPQKEMLDGILNSKKLKPEQIAMVGDRIYTDMMMAHNAGAFGVLVLTGEATLEDAQNAEPELDLIVPSIEVLGELIEYTRDK
- a CDS encoding L-ribulose-5-phosphate 4-epimerase, with amino-acid sequence MGKYSYIKEEAYEGNLKLPKLNLVLFTWGNVSAADHNEGVFAIKPSGVPYEKLTIESMVIVDFEGNVVEGKLKPSSDTPTHAVLYKHWKDVNGIAHTHSTYATSWAQAQLDIPIFGTTHADHNTSDIPCAPPMSDEMIEGNYEYQTGFQILDILKNKGLKHQEMEMVLVGNHAPFTWGESAEKAVYNSAVLENVAKMAYLTRQINPESPRLKDALINKHYDRKHGYHAYYGQ
- a CDS encoding ribulokinase codes for the protein MELSDNLVIGIDYGSDSARAMLMDAETGNELALSVKEYPRWKQGLYCDAVNYQFRQHPLDYIEVLEFIVNDVINKVPGSKNKVKALSIDVTCSTPIVVDKEGTPLALRNDFSENPNGMFILWKDHTGIKDCDDINEFSKKWHIDYTRYAGGGGNYSAEHFWAKCLHVFRTDAQVKEVGHSFVDACDWLSNVVVGINKPEELKRNICTAGFKVLWNKEWGGYPPNEFFKSLDPALDGIVDTFSKDVYTCVETIGTLTEEWAERLGLTTHVKVTAGNIDAHAGGIGAGVKNKAIVQIIGTSTCDIIVGPKKSDNQLIPGISGQADDSVIPGMVGYEAGQSVYGDYYAWFKKVLMWPLREIFAKTESIDEATKQKVIQEVYDKMIPELARQAKAIPAKDSHIIATDWINGRRTPDVDYTLKGTITGITLSSSAPLLYKSIVEATAYGSRAIVEQFITNGIEIEEIIAVGGISQKSPYVMQVLSDVLGMPIKVIATREACALGVAMCAAVAAGIYNRLEDAQEKMGMGISTIYYPDEENHKHYNNEYKKYRQLEKVKELT